A part of Miscanthus floridulus cultivar M001 chromosome 6, ASM1932011v1, whole genome shotgun sequence genomic DNA contains:
- the LOC136458954 gene encoding ubiquitin-like-specific protease 1D isoform X1 yields MSAQNGGIIIDWRQAMPPDSPAVELEVVGSSSPSVTPCPAAAAGADADIDHGGGTAEFSHMSDQQLQVGIIRCEGMAKQGILQRTPDGGEKMQARVLRMKKELERRRVRQWKDGTVLRQAVQAKHTGGSRGEIYDFKSDDETMDSTASKYYPNSSCTTSTKTYTQVKGAAYKEQSSLSHAKCAYPNNGGQISKESLSPQLKTCAHLPKSRTINQQENSTVNKRINATFGSNRRSNVAKNKAPPSLKIKKDVIRLDDDDDTEPARSADVQISNKWDESKIYYPSSTDPEAVELSYSDMKCLEPEEYLKSPVINFCLQYLKKSRPRRDLYMFNTYFYSKLEEALSTPGDHDSKFSKLRRWWRSVDIFKKAYIILPINESVHWSLIIVCMPTKEADSGPIMLHLDSLGIHSSQKLFDIVRRYIQAEWWHLQKDSSYDIPFSGRIWKHLSRNINGEKVEVPHQHNDYDCGLFMIYYIDRFIQEAPERLTKEGLGMFGRRWFDHKKASALREGIRQLLFDIFDSALDDDGPSEPELHPGEDEDIRMA; encoded by the exons ATGTCCGCGCAGAACGGCGGGATCATCATCGATTGGCGACAGGCAATGCCCCCCGATTCCCCGGCGGTGGAGTTGGAGGTGGTCGGCTCATCCTCTCCGTCCGTCACGCCAtgtcccgcggcggcggcgggcgccgaCGCCGACATCGATCATGGCGGAGGCACGGCGGAATTCTCGCACATGAGCGATCAACAATTACAGGTCGGTATCATCCGCTGCGAAGGGATGGCGAAGCAGGGTATACTCCAGAGGACGCCGGATGGTGGCGAGAAAATGCAGGCACGCGTCCTCCGGATGAAGAAGGAGCTCGAACGACGGAGGGTCAGGCAGTGGAAG GATGGCACGGTGCTGAGACAGGCAGTGCAAGCTAAGCATACTGGTGGCAGCAGGGGTGAAATCTATGACTTCA AGTCTGATGATGAAACCATGGACAGTACGGCTAGCAAATACTATCCAAACTCAAGTTGTACTACATCTACAAAGACCTATACCCAG GTTAAGGGAGCTGCATATAAAGAACAAAGTTCTTTAAGCCATGCGAAATGTGCTTACCCAAATAATGGTGGTCAAATATCAAAAGAGTCGTTGAGTCCTCAACTAAAAACTTGCGCTCATCTTCCAAAGAGCCGCACCATAAATCAACAGGAGAATAGCACTGTCAATAAACGCATCAATGCCACCTTTGGTAGTAACAGGAG GTCGAACGTTGCCAAAAATAAGGCCCCGCCTTCTTTGAAGATTAAAAAG GATGTAATTCGCTTGGATGACGATGATGATACAGAGCCTGCTAGATCAGCTGATGTTCAGATATCTAATAAGTG GGATGAGTCAAAGATCTACTATCCTTCAAG CACTGATCCAGAAGCGGTTGAACTGAGCTACTCTGACATGAAATGTCTTGAACCAGAAGAATATTTAAAATCACCTGTTATAAATTTTTGCCTTCA GTACCTCAAGAAATCAAGACCTCGCAGGGATTTATACATGTTTAACACCTATTTTTATAGCAAACTTGAAGAAGCACTATCCACGCCG GGTGACCATGACTCGAAATTCAGCAAGTTACGGAGATGGTGGAGAAGTGTAGATATTTTTAAGAAAGCATACATAATTTTGCCGATTAATGAATC GGTGCACTGGAGCTTGATCATTGTTTGCATGCCTACAAAAGAGGCAGATTCTGGGCCAATAATGCTTCACTTGGACTCTCTTGGTATTCATTCCAGTCAAAAGCTTTTTGACATTGTTAGGAG GTATATTCAAGCCGAATGGTGGCACTTACAGAAGGATTCTTCTTATGATATTCCATTTTCAGGGAGGATATGGAAGCATCTTTCAAGAAATATTAATGGGGAAAAGGTTGAG GTGCCACATCAGCATAACGATTATGATTGTGGCCTCTTTATGATTTACTATATTGACAGGTTTATCCAAGAGGCACCAGAGAGGTTGACAAAAGAGGGCCTTGGCATG TTTGGACGCAGATGGTTCGACCATAAAAAAGCTTCAGCGCTTCGGGAAGGGATACGACAATTACTGTTTGATATATTTGATAGTGCTCTAGACGACGATGGACCATCGGAGCCAGAGCTTCATCCAGGTGAAGACGAGGACATTCGGATGGCCTGA
- the LOC136458954 gene encoding ubiquitin-like-specific protease 1D isoform X2, whose translation MSAQNGGIIIDWRQAMPPDSPAVELEVVGSSSPSVTPCPAAAAGADADIDHGGGTAEFSHMSDQQLQVGIIRCEGMAKQGILQRTPDGGEKMQARVLRMKKELERRRVRQWKDGTVLRQAVQAKHTGGSRGEIYDFKSDDETMDSTASKYYPNSSCTTSTKTYTQVKGAAYKEQSSLSHAKCAYPNNGGQISKESLSPQLKTCAHLPKSRTINQQENSTVNKRINATFGSNRRSNVAKNKAPPSLKIKKDVIRLDDDDDTEPARSADVQISNKWDESKIYYPSSTDPEAVELSYSDMKCLEPEEYLKSPVINFCLQYLKKSRPRRDLYMFNTYFYSKLEEALSTPGDHDSKFSKLRRWWRSVDIFKKAYIILPINESVHWSLIIVCMPTKEADSGPIMLHLDSLGIHSSQKLFDIVRRYIQAEWWHLQKDSSYDIPFSGRIWKHLSRNINGEKVEVYPRGTREVDKRGPWHVWTQMVRP comes from the exons ATGTCCGCGCAGAACGGCGGGATCATCATCGATTGGCGACAGGCAATGCCCCCCGATTCCCCGGCGGTGGAGTTGGAGGTGGTCGGCTCATCCTCTCCGTCCGTCACGCCAtgtcccgcggcggcggcgggcgccgaCGCCGACATCGATCATGGCGGAGGCACGGCGGAATTCTCGCACATGAGCGATCAACAATTACAGGTCGGTATCATCCGCTGCGAAGGGATGGCGAAGCAGGGTATACTCCAGAGGACGCCGGATGGTGGCGAGAAAATGCAGGCACGCGTCCTCCGGATGAAGAAGGAGCTCGAACGACGGAGGGTCAGGCAGTGGAAG GATGGCACGGTGCTGAGACAGGCAGTGCAAGCTAAGCATACTGGTGGCAGCAGGGGTGAAATCTATGACTTCA AGTCTGATGATGAAACCATGGACAGTACGGCTAGCAAATACTATCCAAACTCAAGTTGTACTACATCTACAAAGACCTATACCCAG GTTAAGGGAGCTGCATATAAAGAACAAAGTTCTTTAAGCCATGCGAAATGTGCTTACCCAAATAATGGTGGTCAAATATCAAAAGAGTCGTTGAGTCCTCAACTAAAAACTTGCGCTCATCTTCCAAAGAGCCGCACCATAAATCAACAGGAGAATAGCACTGTCAATAAACGCATCAATGCCACCTTTGGTAGTAACAGGAG GTCGAACGTTGCCAAAAATAAGGCCCCGCCTTCTTTGAAGATTAAAAAG GATGTAATTCGCTTGGATGACGATGATGATACAGAGCCTGCTAGATCAGCTGATGTTCAGATATCTAATAAGTG GGATGAGTCAAAGATCTACTATCCTTCAAG CACTGATCCAGAAGCGGTTGAACTGAGCTACTCTGACATGAAATGTCTTGAACCAGAAGAATATTTAAAATCACCTGTTATAAATTTTTGCCTTCA GTACCTCAAGAAATCAAGACCTCGCAGGGATTTATACATGTTTAACACCTATTTTTATAGCAAACTTGAAGAAGCACTATCCACGCCG GGTGACCATGACTCGAAATTCAGCAAGTTACGGAGATGGTGGAGAAGTGTAGATATTTTTAAGAAAGCATACATAATTTTGCCGATTAATGAATC GGTGCACTGGAGCTTGATCATTGTTTGCATGCCTACAAAAGAGGCAGATTCTGGGCCAATAATGCTTCACTTGGACTCTCTTGGTATTCATTCCAGTCAAAAGCTTTTTGACATTGTTAGGAG GTATATTCAAGCCGAATGGTGGCACTTACAGAAGGATTCTTCTTATGATATTCCATTTTCAGGGAGGATATGGAAGCATCTTTCAAGAAATATTAATGGGGAAAAGGTTGAG GTTTATCCAAGAGGCACCAGAGAGGTTGACAAAAGAGGGCCTTGGCATG TTTGGACGCAGATGGTTCGACCATAA
- the LOC136458954 gene encoding ubiquitin-like-specific protease 1D isoform X3 → MSAQNGGIIIDWRQAMPPDSPAVELEVVGSSSPSVTPCPAAAAGADADIDHGGGTAEFSHMSDQQLQVGIIRCEGMAKQGILQRTPDGGEKMQARVLRMKKELERRRVRQWKDGTVLRQAVQAKHTGGSRGEIYDFKSDDETMDSTASKYYPNSSCTTSTKTYTQVKGAAYKEQSSLSHAKCAYPNNGGQISKESLSPQLKTCAHLPKSRTINQQENSTVNKRINATFGSNRRSNVAKNKAPPSLKIKKDVIRLDDDDDTEPARSADVQISNKWDESKIYYPSSTDPEAVELSYSDMKCLEPEEYLKSPVINFCLQYLKKSRPRRDLYMFNTYFYSKLEEALSTPMKLVHGVEKLPGPGSIPRCFILDALGQDHPPGQAVPPNPKACSKHAFKWVWGRVSVASLTLACAMRGDRDSNPGPSGHRRVTMTRNSASYGDGGEV, encoded by the exons ATGTCCGCGCAGAACGGCGGGATCATCATCGATTGGCGACAGGCAATGCCCCCCGATTCCCCGGCGGTGGAGTTGGAGGTGGTCGGCTCATCCTCTCCGTCCGTCACGCCAtgtcccgcggcggcggcgggcgccgaCGCCGACATCGATCATGGCGGAGGCACGGCGGAATTCTCGCACATGAGCGATCAACAATTACAGGTCGGTATCATCCGCTGCGAAGGGATGGCGAAGCAGGGTATACTCCAGAGGACGCCGGATGGTGGCGAGAAAATGCAGGCACGCGTCCTCCGGATGAAGAAGGAGCTCGAACGACGGAGGGTCAGGCAGTGGAAG GATGGCACGGTGCTGAGACAGGCAGTGCAAGCTAAGCATACTGGTGGCAGCAGGGGTGAAATCTATGACTTCA AGTCTGATGATGAAACCATGGACAGTACGGCTAGCAAATACTATCCAAACTCAAGTTGTACTACATCTACAAAGACCTATACCCAG GTTAAGGGAGCTGCATATAAAGAACAAAGTTCTTTAAGCCATGCGAAATGTGCTTACCCAAATAATGGTGGTCAAATATCAAAAGAGTCGTTGAGTCCTCAACTAAAAACTTGCGCTCATCTTCCAAAGAGCCGCACCATAAATCAACAGGAGAATAGCACTGTCAATAAACGCATCAATGCCACCTTTGGTAGTAACAGGAG GTCGAACGTTGCCAAAAATAAGGCCCCGCCTTCTTTGAAGATTAAAAAG GATGTAATTCGCTTGGATGACGATGATGATACAGAGCCTGCTAGATCAGCTGATGTTCAGATATCTAATAAGTG GGATGAGTCAAAGATCTACTATCCTTCAAG CACTGATCCAGAAGCGGTTGAACTGAGCTACTCTGACATGAAATGTCTTGAACCAGAAGAATATTTAAAATCACCTGTTATAAATTTTTGCCTTCA GTACCTCAAGAAATCAAGACCTCGCAGGGATTTATACATGTTTAACACCTATTTTTATAGCAAACTTGAAGAAGCACTATCCACGCCG ATGAAATTGGTTCATGGTGTGGAGAAGCTGCCTGGGCCAGGCAGCATTCCCAGGTGTTTTATTTTGGACGCTTTGGGCCAGGATCATCCGCCTGGCCAGGCAGTGCCCCCCAACCCCAAGGCATGTTCCAAACATGCCTTTAAgtgggtctggggaagggtgtcagtggcaagccttaccctcgcctgtgcaatgcgaggagaccgcgactcgaacccgggaccttccggtcacaggcg GGTGACCATGACTCGAAATTCAGCAAGTTACGGAGATGGTGGAGAAGTGTAG